The proteins below are encoded in one region of Carassius auratus strain Wakin unplaced genomic scaffold, ASM336829v1 scaf_tig00214183_4049273_7079891, whole genome shotgun sequence:
- the LOC113091427 gene encoding transmembrane protein 150A-like isoform X1, with the protein MYSTIQKKDLSLLPSLCDFNAWIWRPEGRSSVASLSSSHVPSLCVFACQCPLVIPPVSHPTSPLCSSPSCLGQTGLTVRPMTAWIILPVSLAAFSITGIWIVYAMAVMNHHVCPVENWSYNVTCTEETAKPGFPKTCCTIQDIPLISKCGSYPPESCLFSLVGNVGAFMVVLVCMLRYAQIIEHRNHCWLNTSGLVSGCTNAVGLVMVGNFQVDHAKTLHYVGAGAAFPAGILFVCLQCLLTYRVAVTALDYWMAHVRVALASGALITLVLSGIFFIHESFVLQHAAAICEWVFTVVILVFYGTFTYEFGTVTTETMLAGLQRNLSHGPGIMIGDDIQADSLGGTTTKGLKSPGGSSTSTHLNCTHENVAML; encoded by the exons ATGTACAGCACAATACAAAAGAAAGATCTTTCGCTACTTCCGTCTCTTTGTGACTTTAAT GCCTGGATTTGGCGGCCGGAAGGAAGGAGCAGCGTGGCATCCCTCTCCTCCTCTCATGTCCCCTCCCTGTGTGTCTTTGCATGTCAGTGTCCCCTCGTCATCCCCCCTGTGTCTCACCCCACCAGCCCTCTGTGTTCCTCCCCCTCATGCTTGGGACAGACTGGCCTCACTGTCAGACCAATGACTGCCTGGATAATACTGCCTGTCAGCCTGGCTGCCTTTTCTATCACTGGGATATGGATAGT ATATGCTATGGCTGTAATGAACCACCATGTTTGTCCTGTTGAGAACTG GTCGTACAATGTGACATGCACAGAGGAAACAGCCAAGCCGGGCTTCCCGAAAACATGCTGCACCATTCAAGACATCCCCCTCATCAG TAAATGTGGATCTTACCCTCCCGAGAGCTGTCTTTTCAGTCTCGTTGGTAATGTGGGAGCTTTCATGG TCGTGTTGGTGTGTATGCTACGGTATGCTCAGATCATTGAGCACAGGAACCACTGTTGGCTCAACACTAGTGGACTTGTGTCTGGATGCACCAATGCTGTTGGACTGGTCATGGTGGGCAACTTCCAG GTGGACCATGCTAAAACACTACACTATGTAGGAGCGGGTGCTGCCTTCCCAGCAGGCATTCTGTTCGTGTGTTTGCAGTGTTTGCTGACCTACCGGGTGGCTGTCACCGCTCTGGACTACTGGATGGCTCATGTGCGTGTGGCACTGGCTTCTGGTGCTCTCATCACACTGGTTCTCA GTGGGATATTCTTCATCCATGAGAGCTTTGTCTTACAACACGCAGCGGCCATCTGTGAGTGGGTCTTCACTGTAGTCATCCTCGTGTTCTACGGGACTTTCACCTACGAGTTTGGCACGGTCACAACTGAGACCATGTTGGCCGGCCTCCAGCGGAACCTCTCGCACGGGCCCGGTATTATGATCGGAGACGACATCCAAGCAGACTCCCTGGGAGGCACCACCACGAAGGGTTTGAAATCTCCAGGTGGAAGCAGCACCTCCACCCATCTGAACTGCACTCATGAGAACGTGGCAATGCTTTAA
- the LOC113091428 gene encoding E3 ubiquitin-protein ligase RNF181-like — MASYFDEHNCEPTNPEEQYRQNALLELARSLMQGLDIDSGSFDLSDWDQRLPPPAAKALVQSLPMVIISPEQADKAVKCPVCLLEFEEQETVREMPCKHLFHAGCILPWLSKTNSCPLCRLELATDNPDYEEFKKDKDRRRQREHRLEDLHGAMYT, encoded by the exons ATGGCCTCATATTTTGATGAGCATAACTGTGAGCCCACGAATCCAGAAGAACAGTACCGACAGAACGCCCTGCTGGAGCTCGCGAG GTCTCTGATGCAGGGTCTTGACATAGACTCGGGTTCATTTGATTTGTCGGATTGGGACCAGCGTCTCCCCCCTCCTGCAGCCAAAGCTTTGGTTCAGAGTCTCCCCATGGTCATCATCTCCCCTGAACAAGCAG ATAAAGCAGTGAAGTGTCCGGTGTGTTTATTGGAGTTCGAGGAGCAGGAGACTGTGAGAGAGATGCCTTGCAAACATCTGTTCCACGCAGGATGCATCCTGCCATGGCTTAGTAAG ACCAATTCGTGTCCCTTGTGCCGACTTGAACTAGCCACTGACAATCCAGACTATGAGGAGTTCAAAAAAGACAAG GACCGGAGAAGACAAAGAGAACACAGACTAGAGGATCTACATGGAGCCATGTACACATGA
- the LOC113091426 gene encoding uncharacterized protein LOC113091426, translating into MKRAESLESLSEELGEAKEIIERMKKQRRICKWMSIILWMLIILGLLLLILIRVSFVLEWRIFTNSLILAEILVQQQNVSGFEVSVWATVKGNRTKIENKTIGFWRWLDNLHDKKNDYYMVRKPKVKLKSTVKIKHWHSSDIEVYEENSFIQEQEGNRTIKYFIGSTYRTSENEELGGCWIFRSAKDYNPWTIRQCKYKGTVKRSKRDKNMDKIKSAAGIRENVEKWIETNGMLFKEGNFIVLTTVRDRSVGSRKTGYAELEITSETRISLELNKTVPWIWKRRLALPRVKFNFKIGYWEIDEVKWETDVYLIKMEIKETLQTEIEIKNYYEDKVKQIEQCVRKEMGKKYHGQKYKYIKTDSVDFSYAHFCDKDEENMDCDDFCNGTDPITGNKTNENLSIKRRLYLKRLNLNRRKDKEGIYRNNLVFFSDAVFGLLGNECGSIIEKCSSGHDQITINQIASVLCYWSKGIVPLPWTFKRSKLANKYEMTYGTGGVIRIVSRNPQWKMFYGPVYYATNSMLRYRVPKGGKNVPLTKLDAIAIDDLSLTIERRNWKENWCKAKDKNYYLGLDWLRNDLCNTSIEIKGQKIKGGPRWFEDPGEFVKKGVEGVKKAAETVFNFVTTDLWSSLINLFIRAGWYILYGGLIVLGLVIIMVIIKCFCASLGQRMMSRKDNGDVLTVLGKLIDFQAKGHKRIKRTKKHDLEKPLL; encoded by the coding sequence ATGAAGAGAGCAGAGTCACTCGAGAGCCTCTCAGAAGAGCTGGGGGAGGCCAAAGAAATCATCGAGAGGATGAAGAAACAACGGCGCATCTGCAAATGGATGAGTATAATACTGTGGATGTTAATAATtctaggattattattattaatattaattagagtGAGCTTTGTTCTAGAGTGGAGAATTTTTACTAATTCTTTGATATTAGCTGAGATTTTAGTTCAACAACAAAATGTTTCAGGATTTGAAGTTTCTGTATGGGCAACTGTTAAAGGAAACAGAACTAAAATAGAGAACAAAACAATAGGTTTTTGGAGATGGCTAGATAATCTCCATGACAAGAAGAATGATTACTACATGGTTAGAAAACCAAAGGTCAAACTAAagagcactgtaaaaataaaacattggcaCAGTAGTGACATTGAAGTATATGAAGAAAATAGTTTTATCCAAGAACAAGAAGGGAATAggactattaaatattttataggttCTACCTATAGAACAAGTGAAAATGAGGAACTAGGGGGATGTTGGATATTTAGATCAGCAAAAGATTATAACCCCTGGACAATAAGACAGTGTAAATATAAAGGTACTGTTAAAAGAAGTAAGAGAGATAAAaatatggataaaataaaaagtgcagcAGGAATAagggaaaatgttgaaaaatggatAGAAACCAATGGTATGTTATTTAAAGAAGGAAATTTCATTGTGTTAACGACAGTAAGAGACCGATCAGTAGGATCAAGAAAAACAGGATATGCAGAACTAGAAATTACATCTGAAACCAGAATTAGTTTAGAGTTAAATAAAACCGTACCATGGATATGGAAAAGGAGATTAGCTTTACCtagagtaaaatttaatttcaaaataggtTACTGggaaatagatgaagttaaatgGGAAACTGATGTATATCTaatcaaaatggaaataaaagaaacattacaaacagaaatagaaattaaaaactattatgaaGATAAGGTGAAACAAATAGAACAATGTGTTAGAAAAGAAATGGGTAAAAAATACCatggacaaaaatacaaatacattaagaCTGATAGTGTTGATTTTTCCTATGCTCACTTTTGTGACAAAGATGAAGAGAATATGGACTGTGATGATTTCTGTAATGGTACAGATCCAATCACAGGGAATAAAACAAATGAGAACTTAAGTATAAAGAGAAGGTTATACTTGAAAAGATTAAACCTTAATAGAAGGAAAGACAAAGAaggtatttatagaaacaatttagttttctTTAGTGATGCTGTTTTTGGATTATTAGGAAACGAGTGTGGGAGTATTATTGAAAAATGCTCATCAGGACATGATCAAATTACTATTAATCAAATAGCATCAGTGCTATGTTATTGGAGTAAGGGAATAGTTCCCTTACCTTGGACTTTTAAGAGAAGTAAACTGGCTAACAAATATGAAATGACTTATGGAACTGGAGGGGTAATAAGAATCGTTAGTAGGAACCCTCAgtggaaaatgttttatggaCCAGTATATTATGCAACAAATAGCATGTTAAGGTATAGAGTTCCAAAAGGAGGGAAGAATGTACCCTTAACTAAATTAGATGCTATAGCAATTGATGATTTGTCACTAACAATTGAAAGAAGAAATTGGAAGGAAAATTGGTGCAAAGCAAAAGATAAAAATTATTATCTGGGTTTAGACTGGTTGAGAAATGATCTATGTAATACTAGCATAGAGATCAAAGGTCAGAAAATAAAAGGAGGACCAAGATGGTTTGAAGATCCTGGAGAATTTGTGAAAAAAGGAGTGGAAGGTGTGAAAAAGGCAGCTGAAACTGTGTTTAATTTTGTTACAACGGATTTATGGAGTAGTCTAATTAATCTCTTTATTAGAGCCGGATGGTACATTTTATATGGGGGATTAATTGTATTAGGACTAGTTATAATAatggttattataaaatgtttctgtGCATCTCTAGGCCAAAGAATGATGTCCAGAAAAGACAATGGAGATGTATTAACGGTATTAGGAAAATTAATAGATTTTCAAGCTAAAGGGCATAAACGTATTAAACGAACAAAGAAGCATGACTTAGAAAAACCGTTATTGTAG
- the LOC113091427 gene encoding transmembrane protein 150A-like isoform X2: MTAWIILPVSLAAFSITGIWIVYAMAVMNHHVCPVENWSYNVTCTEETAKPGFPKTCCTIQDIPLISKCGSYPPESCLFSLVGNVGAFMVVLVCMLRYAQIIEHRNHCWLNTSGLVSGCTNAVGLVMVGNFQVDHAKTLHYVGAGAAFPAGILFVCLQCLLTYRVAVTALDYWMAHVRVALASGALITLVLSGIFFIHESFVLQHAAAICEWVFTVVILVFYGTFTYEFGTVTTETMLAGLQRNLSHGPGIMIGDDIQADSLGGTTTKGLKSPGGSSTSTHLNCTHENVAML; the protein is encoded by the exons ATGACTGCCTGGATAATACTGCCTGTCAGCCTGGCTGCCTTTTCTATCACTGGGATATGGATAGT ATATGCTATGGCTGTAATGAACCACCATGTTTGTCCTGTTGAGAACTG GTCGTACAATGTGACATGCACAGAGGAAACAGCCAAGCCGGGCTTCCCGAAAACATGCTGCACCATTCAAGACATCCCCCTCATCAG TAAATGTGGATCTTACCCTCCCGAGAGCTGTCTTTTCAGTCTCGTTGGTAATGTGGGAGCTTTCATGG TCGTGTTGGTGTGTATGCTACGGTATGCTCAGATCATTGAGCACAGGAACCACTGTTGGCTCAACACTAGTGGACTTGTGTCTGGATGCACCAATGCTGTTGGACTGGTCATGGTGGGCAACTTCCAG GTGGACCATGCTAAAACACTACACTATGTAGGAGCGGGTGCTGCCTTCCCAGCAGGCATTCTGTTCGTGTGTTTGCAGTGTTTGCTGACCTACCGGGTGGCTGTCACCGCTCTGGACTACTGGATGGCTCATGTGCGTGTGGCACTGGCTTCTGGTGCTCTCATCACACTGGTTCTCA GTGGGATATTCTTCATCCATGAGAGCTTTGTCTTACAACACGCAGCGGCCATCTGTGAGTGGGTCTTCACTGTAGTCATCCTCGTGTTCTACGGGACTTTCACCTACGAGTTTGGCACGGTCACAACTGAGACCATGTTGGCCGGCCTCCAGCGGAACCTCTCGCACGGGCCCGGTATTATGATCGGAGACGACATCCAAGCAGACTCCCTGGGAGGCACCACCACGAAGGGTTTGAAATCTCCAGGTGGAAGCAGCACCTCCACCCATCTGAACTGCACTCATGAGAACGTGGCAATGCTTTAA